The following nucleotide sequence is from Cicer arietinum cultivar CDC Frontier isolate Library 1 chromosome 2, Cicar.CDCFrontier_v2.0, whole genome shotgun sequence.
CACAAAAACAGAACTAATCAATAGTCACCAAATGAACTCTGTTGTCTCTGAATTAGAAGGCACccttctaaaaaatttagatgTATTTTCCTACTTCATGTTAGTAGCATTCGAAGCTTCAGGTTTGATTCGCTTCGTCGTGTTATTAACCCTATGGCCCGCGATTCGGTTCTTAGAAATTTTCGGCATGGAAGACATAAGTCTCAAAGTAATGATCTTTGTCTCAGTAGCTGGAATTCATAAATCTGAAATTGAATCAGTTTCAAGAGCTGTCTTGCCAAAATTCTACATGGATGATCTTGACATGGAAGCTTGGAAAGTGTTTAATTCATATGATAAAAGGGTTGTTGTAACAAAAATGCCAAGAGTAATGGTTAAGAGGTTTGTGAAAGAGCATTTACTTGCTGATGAAGTTATTGGGAGTGAATTAATTTTCAATAGGTTTGGTTTTGCTACAGGGTTCGTTCATTGTGACTCAATTACTTCAGTTTCTGAAAGTGTTGCTAAAGTTTTCAATAATGAAGTTATCACTTTAGGTATGACAAGGATTAATACAACTACATCAAGCAATCACTTGTTCTCCAAGCTTTGCAAGGTAACTAACTATaactaattatttaacaaattttaattttgattataagaATGCAAAAGCTTGATTTTGTGTCTAAAACATTCGTATTATAATTTTGTCTAAAATGTCATTTGGAAATTGATTAAGTTGTCCATTTGTCTGTCGAGTAACAAAATCTGAGTAtttcttatttaaattttactttcgAATAATTGAATGACATGTTATCTATGATATGTAACAAAGAGtgacattttttatattgttgtttAAACGTATAGGAACAAATCCAACCACCGTATAAAAAAAGCCAAAAGAACAACGACAACCAACTCGTGCGACCACACCCGGTGATCTTCCACGACGGGCGTCTGGTGAAGCGACCAACACCATCCACCTCCCTACTAATCATCTTGTGGATTCCAATAGGAATTTTACTAGCCATAATCCGATTAACCTTGGGAGCCATTTTACCCTTTTGGGCCATTCCACACTTATCAAGATTATTTGGTGGCAAAGTGATTGTGAAAGGTAAACCACCTCATCCACCCTCACATGGTAACTCAGGTGTCCTTTTCGTTTGCACTCACCGCACCCTCATGGACCCCGTCGTTCTTTCCTCCGTTCTCCACCGTAAAATCCCGGCAGTAACATACTCCATATCTCGATTATCAGAAATTCTCTCCCCTATTCCTACTGTGAGATTAACAAGGATGCGAAACGTGGATGCTGAGAGAATAAAACATGAGTTATCAAAAGGTGATTTAGTTGTTTGTCCAGAAGGAACAACGTGTCGTGAGCCTTTCCTTTTAAGATTCAGTGCTCTTTTTGCGGAACTAACGGATCGAATAGTACCGGTTGCTATGAACTATAGAGTAGGGTTTTTTCATGCAACGACTGCCAGGGGTTGGAAAGGTTTGGACCCGGTTTTTTTCTTCATGAACCCTAGACCGGTTTATGAGGTTACTTTCTTGAACCAGTTGCCGGTTGAAGCCACGTGTTCTTCGGGGAAGAGTCCACATGATGTGGCTAATTATGTGCAGAGAATATTGGCTGCAACGTTAGGGTTTGAATGTACCAACTTTACTCGAAAAGATAAGTATAGGGTTTTGGCCGGAAATGATGGCATTGTGTGTTGTACTTCATTGGCTGCTCGTGTAATGAAGGTGGTGAGCACATTCAAGCCTTGTTTACCATGATTATGAGTATTCAAATTAATaagattttttaattgttttatattgttTGTATGTATGTGGGTGCCATTGTGCAAGCTTTGTGTATTTTAAGTTTGTAACATATATAGAttgtttctgtttttttttttttttaatattttttttttggattttcatATTATTTGATTCTTTTGGAACTCTAATAAATTTCGTAGATTCAGTAATATAACctaaatcaaaattttgttgttgttagaaTACTTTGAACACACTTTCAGTCCATTGTTGCAATAGGCTCTAGCCCACAGTTTCTATAATGTTCTTTATTTGGGCCACATACATTGAAtgcaacaataaaaatattgaagtaCTCACAAACTTAACCTTAGATAGTGTACATATACCGATTGGATAAATATACCAAGACAATTTTTTGATTTCTAAATATaagatattatataatatagttatataagattttaattgttataaaattataaaattttaaaattttgtttttcttgtctcttaaatttatttttctacaactttaaattctcataaatttttttatctgtATTCAAGGTACGCTTTGACACGTAATAAGCCAAACTTGCACCTAACATATTCAATGTAGGCTAGACATAGATCATTGCAAAGTCTAgcttgatttaatatattttacaacATTGTAAAACACTTAAATgccaaatatattttacaacattaattatagttaaataCTTAAATCCCATATTtttaatagagaaaaaaatacaacGTTGgcgtaaattaattttacattaacatctaataagaataaaaaatgtgatagttatttttaaaaagagttTAATTACTATACACTGacagtataaaaaaaaattatattatcaatacaTCATAACCGTTTATAATTGTGACTTTGgaaatatttatgattaaagtaaaaaaatttaaatgatctgATAGTTGTGATTGAGTGACAGTGTAAAAAATCTTTATAATGTACTTGTATgtaaattaaaactttttacaaaaataattgtaaaatatgaTTACATAACAAGATGATGAATTATAATTAAGCGATGATATAGAACTGTTTTACAACCATCAATGTATAACCATTGATTCGTAACATAGAccaaaagttaatatttttagctaATGTTACTTTACTTAATCATGACATAGTTTGGAGGGAGGAAAGTCCAAATTGTATCTTGcacattattttcttataattgtaataagactttaaaaatattttttctcaattgtgtaaaaaatgatatatactaatttaaataaataataattaaaaaaaagaaagaaaaaacagtCAACAAATTCTGTTACTTTATTCCCATAGCTAGTGTGGCCCTTGTTTCATTCCAGTGGTACAAACAAAAATTCTGTTTTACTATTATCATCATACCAGCCTGGAACTTCCGACCGACTTCACTTATGACAGTTTCAACGATCGCTTCATCatgtttcaaaattaaaacaaaactcTTTATTTACAATTTGTTTCTTCATGTCGTTTTACTTATAAGAATGTGTCGTTTTGTTTATTGGACAATAATCCCTCCACGTGTCAAGCAAGAAACAACATTTAAGATATGTTACGCGTAGACAACctttgttttgttgttattatcTTCCACAAGATACCATGAACATGAACCTGTCACCACCTTCATTTTCTCTTCCTTAGGATGTCCTAATTTGgaccttctctctctctctctcatctcAAAGACAGAGAAATTATTCAGTTCATAGTTTTTCTAACCTCATATTGTAACAATATTCAATTTTGAAGCCTTTTACATTCGTAGTTTCCTAAACTTTCAAAAGTGGGGTtgcattattttttcttcttctttcttttgaGGTTCAAAAAGGGTATCAGTTAATTTGAATACGTAAATGTCTTCACATTGGTGTTACAGATGCAATAAATTTGTTACGGATGTATCGAGGCTAGGCATGCCAGTATGTCCTGATTGTGATAGTGGATTTGTTGAAGAGCTTGAACATTCAACACGTTATCTTCATACAGACGGTGGACGTCAAAGGTATaacttcataaaaattataccTATTTTGTGTATAAATCTCCTACGACAGTTGAACAGTGTAACTATTGTCTTGGTTGATATATCTTAGATATAAGAATCCCTATGAATGTTGCACCATGCAACTATGCATGCACGCAGATGTCATAGGGattcaaatcaatttttatacattaatatgtgtttaaagtattttaaaatattattttaataaaaggaGATTTTACAGGAGGAGGTTCCCCATGGCGGCCGCCATGTACATGATCGGCAACCACAATAACAACCCTAATCAAACTTCTCGTCGGAGACATTGCAGAAACAATCTTAATGGAGGTGATCATCCCCCGTTTAACCCCATCATCATGCTCCGTAGCAGCGGATCCCCTGACGGGTCGAGTCGCGAGGGAGGAGAGGGTCACGGGTTTGAGCTTTTCTACGAAGATGGTGTTGGTTCCGGTCTTCGACCATTACCTCCAAGGATGTCGGAGTTTCTTCTTGGTTCTGGATTCGAAAGGGTGATCGAACAAATTTCTCATGTCGATTCCCATCGTAGTGGAAATGGGAGTCACGACCGGCAACAACTCCCAGCGTCAAAAGTCGCTGTGGAGTTATTACCGACGATTAAAATCGATGAAACACATATGGTTACTGAATCACATTGTGCTGTTTGCAAGGAACCTTTTGAGCATGGCATTTCTGCAATGGAAATGCCATGCAAACATATATACCACCGTGAATGCATTATTCCATGGCTTGAAATTCGCAATTCTTGTCCCGTTTGTCGCCATGAAATACCTTGTGAAGAATCACCacataataacaataacaataacatgtTCACTTTGAACGAGGAAGAGAATGTAGGGTTAACAGTTTGGAGGTTACCGGGTGGTGGGTTTGCAGTTGGAAGATTTTCTAGTGGATCAAGAAGAAATGGTGATGATAATGAGATTGAGAGAGAGGTTCCCATTGTTTACACAGAAGTGGATGATGCATTTAATAATGTTGGTGAACCAAGGAGGATTT
It contains:
- the LOC101495837 gene encoding E3 ubiquitin-protein ligase RDUF2-like → MSSHWCYRCNKFVTDVSRLGMPVCPDCDSGFVEELEHSTRYLHTDGGRQRRRFPMAAAMYMIGNHNNNPNQTSRRRHCRNNLNGGDHPPFNPIIMLRSSGSPDGSSREGGEGHGFELFYEDGVGSGLRPLPPRMSEFLLGSGFERVIEQISHVDSHRSGNGSHDRQQLPASKVAVELLPTIKIDETHMVTESHCAVCKEPFEHGISAMEMPCKHIYHRECIIPWLEIRNSCPVCRHEIPCEESPHNNNNNNMFTLNEEENVGLTVWRLPGGGFAVGRFSSGSRRNGDDNEIEREVPIVYTEVDDAFNNVGEPRRISWSLASSRRRSSRGGGFRRMLNNWFGCLGGGSGGARSQRSISTTRDLSLPMSNLRSISGSRTNGLNSYQRTRRTWSMDVNGGMRPW
- the LOC101495509 gene encoding glycerol-3-phosphate acyltransferase 5 gives rise to the protein MNSVVSELEGTLLKNLDVFSYFMLVAFEASGLIRFVVLLTLWPAIRFLEIFGMEDISLKVMIFVSVAGIHKSEIESVSRAVLPKFYMDDLDMEAWKVFNSYDKRVVVTKMPRVMVKRFVKEHLLADEVIGSELIFNRFGFATGFVHCDSITSVSESVAKVFNNEVITLGMTRINTTTSSNHLFSKLCKEQIQPPYKKSQKNNDNQLVRPHPVIFHDGRLVKRPTPSTSLLIILWIPIGILLAIIRLTLGAILPFWAIPHLSRLFGGKVIVKGKPPHPPSHGNSGVLFVCTHRTLMDPVVLSSVLHRKIPAVTYSISRLSEILSPIPTVRLTRMRNVDAERIKHELSKGDLVVCPEGTTCREPFLLRFSALFAELTDRIVPVAMNYRVGFFHATTARGWKGLDPVFFFMNPRPVYEVTFLNQLPVEATCSSGKSPHDVANYVQRILAATLGFECTNFTRKDKYRVLAGNDGIVCCTSLAARVMKVVSTFKPCLP